One Primulina huaijiensis isolate GDHJ02 chromosome 8, ASM1229523v2, whole genome shotgun sequence genomic region harbors:
- the LOC140983420 gene encoding glutamate dehydrogenase A-like yields MNALAATNRNFKQAARILGLDSKIERSLLIPFREIKVECTIPKDDGTLASYVGFRVQHDNARGPMKGGIRYHPEVDPDEVNALAQLMTWKTAVADIPYGGAKGGIGCTPKDLSKSELERLTRVFTQKIHDLIGVNTDVPAPDMGTNAQTMAWILDEYSKFHGYSPAVVTGKPVDLGGSLGREAATGRGVVYAMEALLAEHGKSIKGLTFAIQGFGNVGSWAAKLIHEKGGKVVAVSDITGAVRNRNGIDILALLEHKEATGQLTDFNGADAMDANELLTHECDVLIPCALGGVLNRENAGDVQAKFIIEAANHPTDPEADEILSKKGVIILPDIYANAGGVTVSYFEWVQNIQGFMWDEEKVNDELRRYMTKAFHNIKGLCKSHDCNLRMGAFTLGVNRVARATLLRGWEA; encoded by the exons ATGAATGCTCTTGCTGCTACCAACCGCAATTTCAAGCAGGCGGCTCGTATTCTTGGTTTGGACTCCAAGATTGAGAGGAGTCTTTTAATCCCATTTAGAGAAATTAAG GTGGAGTGTACGATTCCCAAAGATGATGGAACACTGGCGTCTTACGTTGGATTTCGAGTGCAGCATGACAATGCTCGGGGGCCTATGAAGGGGGGAATCAGATATCATCCGGAG GTTGATCCAGATGAGGTGAACGCTCTTGCTCAATTGATGACTTGGAAGACTGCTGTAGCAGATATTCCTTATGGTGGAGCTAAGGGTGGGATAGGGTGTACGCCAAAAGATTTAAGTAAGAGCGAGTTGGAGCGGCTTACCCGTGTCTTCACCCAAAAAATTCATGATCTTATTGGAGTTAACACCGATGTCCCGGCACCAGATATGGGCACTAATGCTCAG ACAATGGCTTGGATTTTGGATGAATACTCGAAATTCCATGGTTACTCCCCTGCTGTTGTTACAGGAAAACCAGTC GATCTAGGTGGTTCACTGGGTAGAGAGGCAGCAACAGGGCGTGGTGTTGTTTATGCCATGGAAGCATTACTTGCTGAACATGGAAAGTCAATAAAAGGTTTAACATTCGCCATTCAG GGATTTGGAAATGTTGGATCATGGGCGGCGAAGCTCATACATGAAAAGGGTGGAAAGGTCGTTGCCGTGAGTGACATAACTGGAGCAGTAAGGAATCGTAACGGAATCGATATACTGGCTTTGCTTGAGCACAAAGAAGCAACAGGACAACTGACTGATTTCAATGGAGCAGATGCAATGGACGCGAATGAATTGTTAACTCATGAATGTGATGTTCTCATACCGTGTGCTCTGGGTGGAGTTCTGAACAG AGAAAATGCTGGAGATGTTCAAGCCAAGTTCATCATTGAAGCCGCGAATCATCCAACTGACCCGGAGGCTGACGAG ATTTTGTCCAAAAAAGGAGTTATAATACTTCCTGACATATACGCAAATGCGGGAGGAGTGACCGTTAGTTATTTCGAGTGGGTTCAG AACATTCAAGGGTTTATGTGGGATGAGGAAAAGGTGAACGATGAACTCAGGAGGTACATGACAAAAGCCTTCCATAACATCAAAGGATTATGCAAGTCTCACGATTGCAACCTTCGTATGGGTGCTTTCACGCTCGGTGTGAATCGTGTTGCACGTGCTACTCTGCTCCGTGGGTGGGAAGCCTAA